The Bos taurus isolate L1 Dominette 01449 registration number 42190680 breed Hereford chromosome 18, ARS-UCD2.0, whole genome shotgun sequence genome has a window encoding:
- the LOC132342884 gene encoding killer cell immunoglobulin-like receptor 3DL1 — protein MSVNRDRDCIVRITQLPTTRIRDRTKLRAWPPTPEFSPGESYGQRSLAGYGSWGCREFDRTEESEYACMKLRADPTAKQFRINTEEAGGLEQRETEKHEPQPENKAKENATKHTGRVIDFDGSRGHFSHFQMSGEALRWGDSLKLTTSLLLGVFTKPSISAHPGPLMHVGENVIIRCHSPLLFDKFFLHQENSTGHFQRREEMLTRGHAPADFVIGPMTLASAGTYRCYGSLRRSPYVWSAPSDPVDIVIKGSTTSTCPSTMYPHTTEEALLHQEHSSTWYIGLGLVIAFTSTSIILAALVCHWFSTQNNVAVMEGEPNEGQTVNGEDPAAEDVIYAHLNHGTLSERLFTSAPLSPMHPFTEPVIYE, from the exons ATGAGTGTGAACAGAGACAGGGACTGCATCGTCAGAATCACCCAGCTCCCCACCACACGTATTAGGGACAGGACAAAGCTGagagcatggccacccactccagaattctcgcctggagaatcctatggacagaggagcctagcaggctatggttcatggggttgtagagagttTGACAGGACTGAAGAGTCTGAGTATGCATGCATGAAGCTGAGAGCAGATCCAACAGCTAAACAGTTTAGAATAAACACAGAAGAGGCTGGAGGTCTTgagcaaagagaaacagaaaagcatGAGCCACAACCTGAGAACAAGGCTAAAGAAAATGCAACAAAACACACAGGAAGGGTAATTGACTTTGATGGTTCACGGGGACATTTTTCACACTTTCAGATGTCAGGGGAAGCACTGAGGTGGGGTGACTCACTGAAGCTCACAACCTCTTTGCTCCTAGGTGTGTTCACAAAACCCTCCATCTCAGCCCACCCTGGCCCCCTCATGCATGTGGGAGAGAATGTGATCATCCGCTGTCACTCACCACTGTTGTTTGACAAGTTTTTCCTGCACCAAGAAAACAGCACAGGGCATTTCCAGAGACGTGAAGAGATGCTCACTCGTGGGCATGCCCCAGCTGACTTTGTCATTGGCCCCATGACTTTGGCGAGTGCGGGCACCTACAGATGCTACGGCTCTCTCAGACGTTCCCCCTATGTGTGGTCAGCTCCCAGCGATCCTGTGGACATTGTCATCAAAG GATCCACTACAAGTACTTGCCCATCAACCATGTATCCACACACCACAGAAG AAGCACTTCTTCATCAAGAACACTCCAGCACGTGGTACATTGGCCTTGGGCTTGTCATAGCCTTCACCTCTACCAGCATCATCCTCGCTGCTCTTGTCTGTCACTGGTTTTCTACCCAAAATA ATGTTGCCGTCATGGAAGGAGAGCCCAATGAAGGCCAAACAGTGAACGGCGAG GATCCTGCAGCAGAAGACGTGATATACGCCCACTTGAACCATGGGACCCTCTCCGAGAGACTGTTCACTTCCGCTCCCCTGAGCCCCATGCACCCCTTCACCGAGCCCGTTATCTATGAATAA